A window of the Macaca nemestrina isolate mMacNem1 chromosome X, mMacNem.hap1, whole genome shotgun sequence genome harbors these coding sequences:
- the LOC139360736 gene encoding putative protein SSX6: MNRDSAFAKRPRDDAKTSEKRSKAFDDIAKYFSKKEWEKMKYSEKISCVHMKRKYEAMTKLGFNVTLPPFMRNKQATDFQGNDSDNDRNCGNQVERPQTTFGRFQRIFPKIMLKKPAEEGNNSKGVPEASGPQNDGKQPCPPGKPSTSEKINKTSGPKRGKHAWTHRLRERKQLVIYEEISDPEEDDE, translated from the exons ATGAATCGAGACAGCGCCTTTGCAAAGAGACCCAGGGATGATGCTAAAACATCAGAGAAGAGAAGCAAG gcCTTCGATGATATTGCCAAATACTTCTCTAAGAAAGAGTGGGAAAAGATGAAATACTCGGAGAAAATCAGCTGTGTGCATATGAAGAGAAAGTATGAGGCCATGACTAAACTAG gtttcaaTGTCACCCTCCCACCTTTCATGCGTAATAAACAGGCCACAGACTTCCAGGGGAATGATTCTGATAATGACCGTAACTGCGGGAATCAGG TTGAACGTCCTCAGACGACTTTCGGCAGGTTCCAGAGAATCTTCCCAAAG ATCATGCTCAAGAAGCCAGCAGAGGAAGGCAACAATTCGAAGGGAGTGCCAGAAGCATCTGGCCCACAGAACGATGGGAAACAGCCGTGCCCCCCGGGAAAACCAAGTACCTCTGAGAAGATTAACAAGACCTCTG GACCCAAAAGGGGGAAACATGCCTGGACCCACAGACTGCGTGAGAGAAAGCAGCTGGTGATTTATGAAGAGATCAGCGACCCTGAGGAAGACGACGAGTAA